The Anomaloglossus baeobatrachus isolate aAnoBae1 chromosome 4, aAnoBae1.hap1, whole genome shotgun sequence genome contains the following window.
ggcttctgggatgccaatgGTATTGAGGAATACTTTGGATGATTGGGGTAGAGTCTAGGATGGCTGCTCGTACCTACGGAGAGTTAAAGAGTGGGTCTGGATTAACGTTTGGCCACGGCTGGAAGAGAGAGCCTGTCTGACCAAGGAGGGCCAGAAGTTAGTGAGACAGTGGAATAAGCTAAATGTTACGCAGGGGCTCCTGTGCTGGACTGTATCCTTAAAGTCTGAATAGCAGTACCGTCAACAGATTATTAATCCCAAGGCTTTTGGCCCAGAAGCCGCCCGGGAAGCCCATGAGAGGGGCACCAATTTCGGGACCGATAAGACGTACAAGTGGCTCGAACAGCTAGTATATTGCTCTGACTTGGGAGATATGGTAACTGAGGCATGTCTGAAGTGCCAAGTTTGTGGGTTGAGTAAGAGCCCCGAACAAAGAGCTCCTGCAATGGCCATCTTGACGTCTGCCTAGAAATCTTGATGATTGACTATATACAGATTGGGTATTCTGCCTCAGGATACTCATACTGCCTGGTCATGACAGACCATTTCACAAAATATGCAGTGGCCGTACCCACCAGAAACCAGACAGCAGAGTCAGCCGCTGAGGCAGTCTGTAAACATTTTATACAGGTGTTTAGGTGTCCCCAGAGGATTCATTCAGATCAAGGATCATGCTTCCAGAGCACTCTGATGACCTGACCGAGCTATACCAGCTTTATGGCATCAAGCATTTGAACACGACTCCATATCACCCCAAAGGGAACAAGGCATGCAAGTGGTTCATATCGCACTTTGCTCCAGGTGCTGTGGACTCTGGAGGATAGCCTAAGAGCTCGGTGGTCGGAATACTTACCAAAACTAATGAGGGCCTATAACAACAGGGTACACAGTACCCCTGGTTACTCACCACATATCCTCATGTTCGGGAGAGCCGTCCAAGAGGATCTCCACATGCCTGATCCAGTGAAGCCTTCTCCAATAAATACTACTGCATGGGTGCAAGAGCACCGCCGCAGGCTGAGAACAGGGCAAAGGTGGTGGGGAGCGCCTGAGACAAGTGTAACACCCAAACCCAAGACCCGTGCAGAAAAATGAGTATGCTCCGGGTGATCGGGTGATggtcaaggccaaaaggccaaccaGGAAGTTGGATGGCAGTTGGAGGCggtcccatatgtggtgaaaaggaGGGCAGACTCTGCCGTTCTGGTATATGAGGTGGAGCCAATGGGGACCGAGGGATCCTTGCAGAACCTTCATCGTAACATGTTGAGACATTGCACTTTTGAAGAGCTCAAGTTCGTACTGGAGGAACTGCCTACCCCTACTCTGAGTACAGTGGACACACCTTTAATTGAGGAATGGTGGGTTGTCCCTGGTCCACGAACAATGGAGATTCCATCCGTGGTAAGCTTGCTCCCAGGGAGGGAGTTTCGCAGCCTGCATCCACTCTCCCACTACTCCATCAATCTGGACCATCCAGAGTTGCTCGAcattcatcagtaaacaagactgtttgaaaattagtcttcatctatgtctgggcccactgcaaccatttctgcttgtgagcactggttagcggTGACCGAATATTAGGTTTATGCACCCCAGCAAGCCTTTGAAAGATCCTACAtcttgaggtttgagggactccagaggcaccagcagctttaaatatctgtttgctggtttgtaatggctttttagcagcagctctcttaatccgatggacttgcctggcagaaaccttccttattctgcctttatcagcacgaacacgtatgtgccctgaatcagccacaaatctcttcacagtacaatgatcacgcttacgttttcatgaaatatctaatgttttcatcccctgtggaaggcattgcactatttgatgcttttcggcatcagagagatcctttttctttcccatgttatttGAAAACTGTGGCATGCTTAATAttatggaacatccagttttccttttcttGGGCTCAGCTggcaactaattatcacaggtatctgagattgatttcagtgatccaaagaaccctgagacacaataccatcaatgagtttcattgaaaaaaattaaataaataattgctatgacacttaaatccaatttgcataataatttggaaaatGGTGTAGGTGGGTGAAGATGCCTCCAAGGActtaagccacagttaccagcagtattgctCATCTGTTTGAGAGGCCTCTCGTCTGACTGTGTGAACTTCAgtcatattgtccagagcagacccgggtcggtaAGATAACTAAGGCCCACTGCAACAGCGCAGTGGCTAActgtgtacgcagctcacagcagttacatagttacatacagttaggtccagaaatatttggacagtgacacaagttttgttattttagctgtttacaaaaacatgttcagaaatacaattatatatataatatgggctgaaagtgcacactcccagctgcaatgtgagagttttcacatccaaatcggagaaagggtttaggaatcatagctctgtaatgcatagccacctctttttcaagggaccaaaagtaattggacaagggactctaagggctgcaattaactctgaaggcgtctccctcgttaacctgtaatcaatgaagtagttaaaaggtctggggttgattacaggtgtgtggttttgcatttggaagttgttgctgtgaccagacaacatgcggtctaaggaactctcaattgaggtgaagcagaacatcctgaggctgaaaaaaaaagaaaaaatccatcagacagatagcagacatgcttggagtagcaaaatcaacagtcgggtacattctgagaaaaaaggaattgactggtgagcttgggaactcgaaaaggcctgggcgtccacggatgacaacagtggtggatgatcgccgcatactttctttggtgaagaagaacccgttcacaacatcaactgaagtccagaacactctcagtgaagtaggtgtatctgtctctaagtcaacagtaaagagaagactccatgaaagtaaatacaaagggttcacatctagatgcaaaccattcatcaattccaaaaatagacaggccagagttaaatttgctgaaaaacacctcatgaagccagctcagttctggaaaagtattctatggacagatgagaccaagatcaacctgtaccagaatgatgggaagaaaaaaatttggagaagaaagggaacggcacatgatccaaggcacaccacatcctctgtaaaacatggtggaggcaacgtgatggcatgggcatgcatggctttcaatggcactgggtcacttgtgtttattgatgacataacagcagacaagagtagccggatgaattctgaagtgtaccgggatatactttcagcccagattcagccaaatgccgcaaagttgatcggacgacgcttcatagtacagatggacaatgaccccaagcatacagccaaagctacccaggagttcatgagtgcaaaaaagtggaacattctgcaatggccaagtcaatcaccagatcttaacccaattgagcatgcatttcacttgctcaaatccagacttaagacggaaagacccacaaacaagcaagacctgaaggctgcggctgtaaaggcctggcaaagcattaagaaggaggaaacccagcgtttggtgatgtccatgggttccagacttaaggcagtgattgcctccaaaggattcgcaacaaaatattgaaaataaaaatattttgtttgggtttggtttatttgtccaattacttttgacctcctaaaatgtggagtgtttgtaaagaaatgtgacaattcctacaatttctatcagatatttttgttcaaaccttcaaattaaacgttacaatctgcacttgaattctgttgtagagatttcatttcaaatccaatgtggtggcatgcagagcccaactcgcgaaaattgtgtcactgtccaaatatttctggacctaactgtagttacatagttacttaggttgaaaaaagacctaggtccatctagttcaaccttcctccaccagttctacatttggtgactaagtcatttataaccaacaatgttgtgtgtactgaggaaatcatccagcccttttttaaaagctgttatagtatctgccattaccacctcttgtggtagggcattccacagtctgactgctctaactgtaaagaaccctttcctatttagctgtcggaatcgcttttcttccactcgcagtgagtgccccctggtccttagtactgtctttggaagaaataagtcatgtgccagtcctttatattgaccacacatgtatttatacatataaatgagatctcctctgagacgtcttttttctaagctaaacatatctaactttttcagttggcgccaaaatatttgagactgaagcagggcctgtagttagtttagaaTTACTGTCAGGTCGCAATTACTGCAACCATCATTGTTTGGGACCACCGTTTCCACAATTACGTCATCTAACTCTTCGCCATTGAGGCTTCTATGTGGACTACAATGATCTCACTTATACTTAGGTGTTGTCAAGGCCTATCACAGACTTTAGGCCCTATTTAGGCACATCCAGAAGGGAACTTGTGAAGAACAATAAAAGTATGTGTTATTTGTTCAAGTTGTTATACTCCATTTCCGGATAAGCATCCATTGCATATTATAACTTGTTCGGTCAATGCAGGAGAATCTGAGGAAGGACTCCCCATCAAAGTTCACTGTAGTTATATTGGGGTAGAGGAATATTTACCATAGTTGAGGATTAGAGTGAATTTGTTATAAATTTGTAAACTGTTCTGCTGTACCACAGGCAGCTCATATTAAACACCCATTCAATTGTTTCAGGTTAAGGGTTATTAATAGGAAGTTGGTGGATGGATTATCTAGGCACGCTTGTAGGTAACGCATGCTGAATATACTGTAGTTGACTCATATTGTAGGGCGCAACGCTGtacagcacaagggtctcagcctcttcaCTGAGTGTCTGTGAATTTTTTCCTTGAGTGTTTTCCTTTATTctacttttatttttttacatattgacGTAAAATACTTTAGTTGGTTGATCTAGTGTTGGAGCCGTTTATTTCCTGTTTGTAAAGAGCCCACACCAGTGCAAGGCTTACAGAACAACAAAGCCAGCAAAGTTTATCCCGTCATTTGGAACTCCACTATACTCCACCATTGTATGTCTTATTGTAGAACAGGCTGGGGTGACTCATACAGGGTTAATCTTACAGCTATGatcttaaaaaaataagaaaataggaGCTTCTCTTGTCAGCAGAGCAATTTAGAACATCTGGGGAGACATTTTCTATTTTCTCTTAATGAACAATGAATTTTCCAAGCTGTTTCACTAGGGGTGTAAGAATCCCAGAGGTACTTTATATGAAGATGAAGATATAAAATATTCTGCGTGATTTTACCAGATATTCGTGACACTGATCTTCAGTCCTTGGGTCAACGCTTCTGTTTTTCAGACACTTTTATAGAACTTAAAGTAGGACTTCATGGAGAACCAAACGGTCATTGAGGATTTCCAGATTGTGGCTTTCTCCGATTCAATAAAACACCATCTTTTATTATTTGCTTTCTTTTTATTCATTTATGTGATTGGATTACTTGGTAATATCATTATAATCACATGTGTGGTCATTGATGAGCACCTCCATACACCCATGTACATCTTTCTTAGCAACTTGTCGGCAGTGGACATGATTTTCACTTCAACGACCCTCCCGAAACTGATGGACATTTTACTCACAGGGAAGAACTCCATATCTTTCGGAGGATGCTTCACACaaatgtgtttttatttatttgctGCCGGTATGGAAGATATGCTGTTGTCTTTTATGTCCTACGACCGATATGTGGCCATCTGTAAACCATTATATTATCATTTGATTATGAAACACAGAAATTATGTATTATTTCTATTCAGTATTTGGATATCGGCCTTGATTAACGCCTTATTTTTCACGATGACCATTTACCAGATAAATATTTGCCATTCTAATAAAATTCAACAATTTTTTTGTGAAATTAAAGCGCTCAACAGAATTGCTTGTGCCAATATGAAAATTCGTGTTATCCTGTCTTTTGAAATTATAATCTTTGGGCTTATCCAATTTCTTATTAGTTTATCATCATACATCAAAATAATATCTATCGTTCTCAGTATTCCTTCTACAGGGGGTAAAaaaaaagccttctccacctgcaccTCGCACCTCACTGTCTTGGGCACCTTCTATGGTGCCGGGGTGTGTATGTACCTAAAGCCTCCTTCAGAACATCCAGATGAACTTGATTGGGTGTTCTCAACTCTGTATACAGCAGTTGCTCCTATGCTGAATCCAATGATATATAGTTTAAGAAATAAAGAAGTAAAGGTGGCCATAAAGAAAATTATTGGCTTTAAATGGGGTACTGATAAAGTAAATGTTGGGTAATTATGGACATCACAGGATGGAAAGATGTTACtgatatgcaaatgataaaaaaTGGAATCAAGATTTTGAAAACATCTCAGTTTATTCACTATTGAGTATAAGCACCACATACAGGAATCCCCAAACTTACACATCTTGGCTACTATCAATGAGGCTACtagagagaacctgtcagcaggagtTTGCTAAGTAAAGTACAAACATGGCCATATTGGTGCTGTAATATAGTCATGCCAGAGCGTATAGACACTCATCGTGCAGTGCAACACAAATGTAACAACAGGAATGGTATAGAAcgaaggccctggtgatagggagagaggacacctcctgcaactcacctgagtctgtaccctgtGCTCCTAGTGTTTCTGTACATTtctatatgggtccttccccctTCACCACGCTTGACTTTAACTCaccttggctagtgagaaggccagcgacAACACTAGTCTTACCACTGCAATAATACTACACAaggtaggagagacacacagagggaaaagAGATACAAACATtataacactccaagctcctccattgcagctaaacacctcagctgctatagTCAGGAGtcatcagcttcttccagagactggctgcttccaaagtggtcagcttaAGATTCTATAAccagatggtaagacacgtgatTTTTTTTTATAGCGAAGGGAAGTGGTCACAAAAGAACTGCACCTAAGATTAAAGCTACAAAGGACAGACAGAAAAGAATAGGAAAGAGTCCTTTACCCCTACGGCACTAAAAGAAAGTAGCTTCACCCAAATACAAGTTGTATACCTGTGCATAATGAGGGGTCTGGTCCCAAATTTGCCAGAGGCCTCCACAGAGTGCAACGCACTTATGACAAATACTGATTAAAATGAAGAAATCTGCTTTATGGTTTTTGTGTAATCAGTTTGAAGTTTTCATGCCTTGGGGGGAGCCACTTGTGGGCAGGGCCTTTTCTAGGTGTTCTGGCCCCTCCGTCTGCCTTCTACTGTATGTTTGAATGACAGGGCACTATTTTAATATCAGTTGGCACAGTCAATTCTGTGGCCTCTGAAATAAACATTAGGTCTCCAACAAAATTGCACCATTGGCAGCTCATGCAGGGTTGCATTTACAAGTCATTGATTTGAATTATCAATCTGCCTATGCACCGTCCACTGCGTGTAGACAAACTTGACTCAATTTCTTGTAGATGTGAACATGCATGTACCGCTGACGGTGCCATTTTGTTGGAGACCTAATGTTTTATCGAAGACCACAGAGATATTTAACATAGAAGGCAAGTCACTGATGGCTCAGTGCCTTGTCATTCAAACAAGGTCACGGTAGCACATAtaggccatgcaggctgctcacaaTAGCCCGAGCTACATGGGCCTGACATTACCATGTTGAAAATTGGcactgggacactttggagaaattgcTGTACCGCAGGTTCTACAGCCAAATCAATGTAATGACGAGCAGTTAGTGAACCTGCTCATGATTAAGAGCTTTTTTTGCTTGAAACACGTTGACGTTTCATTGCTCTGTACATGCCCTAATATATTTTTTTATGGACTTTTTAATTTTATACTAATACATTTCTAAATTTTTCatgctggtgctggatttttttcatcttcAATTTTTGCCATTTACCTGTGAGCTGGATCAGGTTATCTGTGCATCGCTACTCTTAACATTTCCTCCGGTGAGCTTTTTCTTCTCCTTTACCTACTACTGCTGATGGGTCCATCTAGGAACACTTCTTTTAGGAATAACGTGACCACTAATGAAAGACGTGTCACATTACCAAACTAAGGGGTATTAGAGAGCTAGAGTGGGTTGACAATTGgacaaataaattaataaattgggtGAGAAGATTTAAATTGAAGGGTGGAAAAAAGTAGATCTCGTCACCATTAGTGAGACCTTATttattggtttaaaaaaaaatatctataaaaGACATTACATAGAATTTTAAAGAATAAAGTTCTCTGTATTTGAATATTACACTTCCAATGaagcccattaaccccttcacgaccggccgatctttcgctttccgtttttttttttcgccattctttttctgagacgtaacttttttatttttcagtcaatatggtcatgtgagggctcattttttgcggaacgagctgtacttttaaatgaaaccatcagttttaccatatagtgtactgaaaaacggcaaaaaaattccaaatgcagaaaaattgcaaaaaaagtgcgatagcactatggtttttgagatattttattcactgtgttcactatatggtaaaactgatgtgtgggtgtgatgcctcatgtcagtgcgagttcgtagacaccaaaaatgtataggtttacttttatataaggggttaaaaaaaatcggaagtttgtccgaaaaaagtagcgcacgttttacgccatattccgtgacccgtagcgttctcattttttgggatctatggctcagtgacggcttattttttgcgtctcgagctgacgtttttaacggtaccatttttgcacagatgctacgttttgatcgcctcttattgcattttgcgcaaaagttgtggcgacaaaaaaacgtcgttttggcatttggaattttttttgccgctacgccgtatactgaccagattaattgattttatattttgatagatcgggcgtttctgaacgcggtgataccaaaagtgtgtatattttttatttttttaaccatttaatttttaatggggcgaatggggggtgatttgaacttttaggtttttttgttttttttaaatttttaaaactttttttttaactttttttttttattttactagtccccctagggggctattgcgatcagcattccgatcgctctgcagtatctgctgatcacagctacaaggctgtaaacagcagatacgctctctttctctttagctgtgccgctggcacagcgaaagtgaaagcaagtcaggtgtagtacaggagtcatcacatcaccctgtgctactgtcgcgggcggaggaggggacgccgcgctctcccagtgctcgggtccggccgccactgctgcggctgctgctgctcggtggtggctcgagcggtgggccagatcccggggactcgagcggcactcctcgcccgtgagtgaaaatgggattgattgtggggatttattgtccgtgacgccacccacggttgtggtgatattggtgacaccaccgctgctctagacggggatcccgggagcgatgacagggagcagctttgttgttagttctcccctccgtgggtagggggggttggttgtcccggggcccggtgatggggtagggatggacggcaggtgggttacggggcctggtgaggtgcagggtcgcagagggcagcgctgtgccgcacggcacggtggtactcactcagcccaatgatacacacagagtctctgatgaaacaaacggctggatggacgggtcccacaggcggctgcggtgtttttcccctgaccccaggttggtaatgtaagtccattcctgcaccttccgtacgctcctcctgcactccggtttccagctggctccccgattcagtaccggtgggccaccgcccagccctggctacctacggttccaccagactgtcttcccggctcttgcagacggccactaccgtctgcctcactgctgcacgagggccctaggctccaacctaggccccagtctgtgtctgcctctctgcagacctcctctctcttcctctgctggacttgtctggacctgtttcctgcctcagaccagctagactcttcggtgggcgtgcctatctgcttgactccgcccacctagtgtgtctgtctgaacccgagggaaggaatcaggtgtcactggggatgtctgctgtgaactgctgagggtgggggtgtgtgtgttgttacctgtggcccctggattGTCCAGGGGGCCACACTacaatgacaactatcggaagtcacgtgatcgcgtcacgtgacttccggcatcgggcggtaagtaaaactttaccgcgatcgcgcttataatggcgctgtcacgtattgacagcgccatttaaggggttaatcggcacgagcagataatgattctgctcgtgcctagcaggcacacatctcagctgtgaaaatcagctgagatgtgcgccgatcgcggcatgctgcatgCATGGGCATTATCTTTTTAGATATAATTGGTCAAATgcgtctgacgttcttctcagGCATCACTTGTTATAgcaagtaacattatgtcatttaggacgtaattttactgcccgcggtcgttaaggggtcaaTACCAGTGACCTAAACATTATAAAGACTCTTCTTTCAACATGTAACTGAATTTATAAGAAGCTTGGACAAAGGACGTTTCTTTGTCCAAATCGTGAAGCcttaatgtcacgctaggtacagggaagtaccaagtgaacggccaAAGGAaacggaagggaagggaaaccctgtgtctagaaaaGGGGGAGATGTTGACTCCTGACCAATAATAATCACCTCAGTAGGTATATAGTTATGGGTGGGCTAGTCTTCAGTTTACCACCGTCTATCTTTGCATACACAGGTTTTTGGACCTGAATCAAGTTGTaccaatccctgccactgcaggttcatATACAGATATTCCTCTCTCCCCTGATGAATTCTCTTTATTGAGAGGAAAATGCGTTGGGAGGGCGTTTCATTTTGATGAGGTTGCGAGGCAGACCGCTCactagggtgctgcccttgtcagggcggaagcttaCACATGGGGCATGACAGGGGTTTTCTTACATGACAACCTGAGGATATTCCCCGGTGTTTCCAGCCCACTTTTCCTCTCTTACTTGATTGGTATCCTTGCCTGTGGAGAAAGATCGTGTGAGATTATTCCATTTTTGTTTCTTTGGCACCTTATATGtattttgcacttgcactttattatctTTTTAATTGAGAAAtactaaaagttaagttttaagctggtgtcacactaaacgacaacgacgtcgctgttacgtcaccattttcggtgacgtaacagcgaccttgtaagtcgctgttatgagcgctgcttagctgtcaaacacagcagaagcagcgatcataaggtcgctgtgctacatgttcagagagcagggagccgcgcttagcgctggctccttgctctcctgcagcacacatcgggttaattaacccgatgtgtgctgcagctacatgtcacagttcagagagcagggagccgcgcttagcgctggctccttgctctcctgcagcacacatcgggttaattaacccgatgtatgctgcagctacatgtcacagtgcagagagcagggagccgcgcgcactgcttagcactggctccttgctctccttgctacagtacacatagggttaattacccgatgcatactgcagccacatgtcacagtgcaggagccggcactggcagcaagagcggaggctggtaaccagcgtaaacatcgggtaaccagggaaaggccttcccttggttacccgatgtttacgctggtt
Protein-coding sequences here:
- the LOC142302716 gene encoding olfactory receptor 1E16-like, whose translation is MENQTVIEDFQIVAFSDSIKHHLLLFAFFLFIYVIGLLGNIIIITCVVIDEHLHTPMYIFLSNLSAVDMIFTSTTLPKLMDILLTGKNSISFGGCFTQMCFYLFAAGMEDMLLSFMSYDRYVAICKPLYYHLIMKHRNYVLFLFSIWISALINALFFTMTIYQINICHSNKIQQFFCEIKALNRIACANMKIRVILSFEIIIFGLIQFLISLSSYIKIISIVLSIPSTGGKKKAFSTCTSHLTVLGTFYGAGVCMYLKPPSEHPDELDWVFSTLYTAVAPMLNPMIYSLRNKEVKVAIKKIIGFKWGTDKVNVG